A genomic region of Daphnia carinata strain CSIRO-1 chromosome 5, CSIRO_AGI_Dcar_HiC_V3, whole genome shotgun sequence contains the following coding sequences:
- the LOC130696870 gene encoding protein trachealess-like isoform X2, which produces MLQQSSPHGLQQQHPTDDLYSTELVHHHSGHHQQQPVQLQQHPHHSSGPSLPMDLHLPQGYPFYTSSHTVNSSATSRKSGLEDFVSGHHHPNSGLHSGILEMRKEKSRDAARSRRGKENYEFYELAKMLPLPPAITSQLDKASIIRLTISFLRLKDFSSNGDPPWIKESLSSITSANSNSSSSTTSSSTGSSSTSNKANKGNSRSRSHQNHQHNQHHHQHAHHQLQLQQHQQHNSIPASVHVELFDQHQGTHILQSLDGFAFSLGSDGRFLYISETVSIYLGLSQVEMTGSSVFDYVHTADHAELAQQLGLTLATNQAHHPASSSGTSSSQQLPPSPASGTGSVDDGSCCMNPDVTSLMSLESNSAYQGLDRSFCIRMKSTLTKRGCHFKSSGYRVVMVLCRLRPQSQASIASKSGVGQPNSGPSGQNQPVPLLGMIAMAIALPPPTVHEVRLEPDMFVTRLAFDLRIIHCEPRIAELLEFVAEDLTGRSLYTLCHVEDVRLLRKAHTDLMHKGQVMTPYYRILNRHGGFTWIQSCATVVCNSKNGDEQSIVCVNYVLSRTEMKNVVVDQCQLDSAPSLPMKPNVFKTDHGAVDVLQSSTEESNSECSESLTKNGVTLTDPHRSSVQSSEQSRPSSEVEVEVVNAAPEESVSSGMRNRALPGRPHHHRSAKRKYDELGTVSATSDSAMIGLDANNQHHSTDNSSSNESVSIQDHHHSNAMTDHQSEVDVARWKRLYAGAMENDSLQDRDLDGSGMNGSTTDFSTDALLSNGKPRSTIQWIGTPPVPSGSSSAAATAAALSVPSLLRQLYASRESVIRANVHAAAAAAAGRAQSSYFANGDTLSTTPTGVPVGNDYPGDVFPPTSSHSYHSASAAAGGFLPEYLPAMTPPSSVSPRDAAAGALFAAEASLRHSAYSGLTSAESSYTANPSQPLALKPHHHVHYGHGSLEHHHHAHHHHNSAGAHHQYATVQPLVSTDAGQFYSHAPSGFHLYHPQVAKSSSSSSVNNSATWYPN; this is translated from the exons TATACTGGAGATGAGGAAAGAGAAATCAAGGGACGCGGCCCGATCCCGTCGCGGCAAAGAAAACTATGAATTCTACGAGTTGGCCAAGATGCTACCACTTCCGCCGGCCATCACTTCCCAGCTGGACAAGGCCTCCATCATCAGATTGACCATTTCGTTCCTTCGGCTAAAGGACTTCTCCAGTAATGGCGACCCGCCATGGATCAAGGAATCCCTTTCATCCATCACATCAGCCAATTCGAATTCTTCGTCATCGACAACGTCGTCTTCGACGGGATCTTCTTCGACGTCAAACAAGGCCAACAAAG GTAACAGCCGTTCGAGATCGCATCAGAACCATCAACACAATCAACACCACCATCAACATGCACACCATCAATTGCAGCtgcaacaacatcaacaacacaaTTCGATCCCGGCGAGCGTTCACGTCGAGTTGTTCGATCAACACCAAGGCACGCACATCTTGCAAAGCCTCGATGGTTTCGCTTTCTCGCTCGGCTCCGACGGCCGATTTCTTTACATCTCCGAAACTGTTTCCATCTACTTGGGCCTGTCGCAAGTCGAGATGACTGGCAGCAGCGTCTTCGATTACGTTCACACTGCCGATCATGCGGAATTAGCGCAGCAATTGGGCCTGACGTTGGCCACCAATCAGGCCCATCATCCAGCCAGTTCTTCCGGTACGAGCTCATCCCAACAACTGCCACCGTCGCCCGCTTCCGGCACGGGAAGTGTCGACGATGGAAGCTGTTGCATGAATCCTGATG TAACATCGTTAATGAGTTTGGAAAGTAACTCGGCCTACCAGGGCCTCGATCGTTCGTTTTGCATTCGAATGAAGTCGACGTTGACCAAACGTGGCTGTCATTTCAAATCGTCCGGCTACAGG GTGGTGATGGTTCTGTGTCGACTTCGACCGCAAAGCCAAGCGTCTATTGCCAGCAAATCCGGTGTCGGGCAGCCGAACAGTGGGCCGTCAGGTCAGAACCAACCGGTTCCTCTACTTGGAATGATTGCCATGGCTATCGCCCTACCGCCGCCTACCGTTCACGAAGTTCGGCTTGAGCCGGACATGTTTGTTACACGCCTGGCATTCGATTTGAGAATCATTCACTGCGAGCCTAG GATTGCTGAGCTTCTAGAATTCGTAGCCGAAGATCTAACTGGTCGCAGCCTCTACACTTTGTGTCACGTAGAAGATGTCCGCCTATTGCGCAAGGCCCACACAGATT TGATGCACAAAGGGCAAGTTATGACGCCCTATTACCGAATCCTTAATCGACATGGAGGATTCACTTGGATTCAATCGTGTGCCACTGTAGTTTGCAACTCGAAGAACGGCGACGAGCAGAGCATTGTCTGTGTAAACTACGTCCTCAG CCGCACGGAAATGAAAAACGTGGTGGTGGATCAATGCCAACTGGATTCAGCACCTAGTCTTCCGATGAAACCCAACGTTTTCAAGACGGACCATGGAGCGGTGGACGTCCTGCAAAGCTCAACGGAAGAGTCCAATTCGGAATGCTCTGAATCGTTAACGAAGAACGGAGTGACGTTAACCGATCCGCACCGATCGTCCGTGCAGAGCTCCGAACAAAGTCGGCCGTCTTCCGAAGTGGAAGTCGAGGTCGTCAACGCTGCGCCGGAAGAATCCGTTTCGTCGGGAATGCGGAATCGCGCGTTGCCCGGCCGACCGCATCACCATCGATCGGCCAAACGCAAATACGACGAGTTGggcacggtttcagcaaccagCGACAGTGCGATGATCGGCCTCGACGCCAACAATCAACATCATTCAACAGACAATTCGAGTAGTAACGAGAGCGTATCCATCCAAGATCATCACCACTCGAACGCGATGACGGATCATCAAAGCGAAGTTGATGTGGCCCGCTGGAAGAGGCTGTACGCCGGAGCCATGGAAAATGATTCCCTTCAG GATCGGGATCTGGATGGAAGTGGGATGAATGGAAGTACTACAGATTTTAGTACGGATGCTCTACTGTCTAATGGGAAGCCACGCTCGACTATTCAGTGGATCGGCACACCGCCCGTACCATCCGGTTCGTCTTCAGCGGCCGCAACGGCTGCTGCCCTGTCGGTACCGTCGTTGTTACGTCAACTGTACGCGAGCAGGGAAAGCGTCATACGCGCTAACGTGCACGCAGCTGCGGCCGCAGCAGCCGGACGCGCGCAGTCCAGCTACTTCGCGAATGGTGATACCTTGTCCACAACGCCGACTGGTGTGCCCGTTGGCAACGATTACCCCGGTGATGTGTTTCCACCTACCTCCTCTCATTCTTACCATTCCGCATCGGCAGCAGCCGGAGGCTTTCTACCAGAGTATTTACCAGCCATGACTCCTCCATCGTCCGTTTCACCTCGCGATGCGGCTGCAGGTGCGCTGTTTGCCGCCGAGGCTTCGTTACGTCATTCGGCCTACAGCGGTCTCACCTCGGCCGAGTCTTCTTACACAGCCAATCCGAGCCAGCCACTGGCGTTGAAACCTCATCATCACGTTCACTACGGTCACGGTTCTCTCGAGCATCATCATCACGCCCACCACCACCACAATTCGGCCGGAGCCCATCATCAATATGCTACCGTCCAGCCTCTCGTTTCAACCGATGCTGGCCAATTCTATTCTCACGCACCTTCAGGTTTCCACCTGTACCATCCGCAGGTGGCCAAATCCTCGTCATCATCGTCAGTCAACAATTCTGCCACGTGGTACCCCAATTGA
- the LOC130696870 gene encoding protein trachealess-like isoform X1 — MAGYALGLCGRAAATAAGIRDHFSDESSSASWMVLPPYPHHQYPGGPGSLTAAAAAAAAMAGSLVGHASMGHHHSAVADYSALASSLQQQQQQQQQQQQQQQQQRRSPLSSAAYTHSCILEMRKEKSRDAARSRRGKENYEFYELAKMLPLPPAITSQLDKASIIRLTISFLRLKDFSSNGDPPWIKESLSSITSANSNSSSSTTSSSTGSSSTSNKANKGNSRSRSHQNHQHNQHHHQHAHHQLQLQQHQQHNSIPASVHVELFDQHQGTHILQSLDGFAFSLGSDGRFLYISETVSIYLGLSQVEMTGSSVFDYVHTADHAELAQQLGLTLATNQAHHPASSSGTSSSQQLPPSPASGTGSVDDGSCCMNPDVTSLMSLESNSAYQGLDRSFCIRMKSTLTKRGCHFKSSGYRVVMVLCRLRPQSQASIASKSGVGQPNSGPSGQNQPVPLLGMIAMAIALPPPTVHEVRLEPDMFVTRLAFDLRIIHCEPRIAELLEFVAEDLTGRSLYTLCHVEDVRLLRKAHTDLMHKGQVMTPYYRILNRHGGFTWIQSCATVVCNSKNGDEQSIVCVNYVLSRTEMKNVVVDQCQLDSAPSLPMKPNVFKTDHGAVDVLQSSTEESNSECSESLTKNGVTLTDPHRSSVQSSEQSRPSSEVEVEVVNAAPEESVSSGMRNRALPGRPHHHRSAKRKYDELGTVSATSDSAMIGLDANNQHHSTDNSSSNESVSIQDHHHSNAMTDHQSEVDVARWKRLYAGAMENDSLQDRDLDGSGMNGSTTDFSTDALLSNGKPRSTIQWIGTPPVPSGSSSAAATAAALSVPSLLRQLYASRESVIRANVHAAAAAAAGRAQSSYFANGDTLSTTPTGVPVGNDYPGDVFPPTSSHSYHSASAAAGGFLPEYLPAMTPPSSVSPRDAAAGALFAAEASLRHSAYSGLTSAESSYTANPSQPLALKPHHHVHYGHGSLEHHHHAHHHHNSAGAHHQYATVQPLVSTDAGQFYSHAPSGFHLYHPQVAKSSSSSSVNNSATWYPN, encoded by the exons ATGGCCGGCTACGCTCTGGGCTTGTGCGGAAGAGCCGCTGCCACCGCTGCCGGAATCCGCGATCATTTTAGTGACGAGTCGTCGTCCGCCTCTTGGATGGTTCTGCCACCGTATCCGCATCATCAGTATCCTGGCGGTCCGGGAAGTTTAACGGCAGCggcggccgccgccgctgccaTGGCTGGAAGTCTGGTCGGTCACGCTAGTATGGGCCACCATCACTCGGCCGTTGCCGACTACTCCGCACTGGCTTCCTCgctccagcagcagcagcagcagcaacaacaacaacaacaacaacagcaacaacaacgtcGTTCGCCTCTCTCTTCCGCAGCTTACACGCATTCATG TATACTGGAGATGAGGAAAGAGAAATCAAGGGACGCGGCCCGATCCCGTCGCGGCAAAGAAAACTATGAATTCTACGAGTTGGCCAAGATGCTACCACTTCCGCCGGCCATCACTTCCCAGCTGGACAAGGCCTCCATCATCAGATTGACCATTTCGTTCCTTCGGCTAAAGGACTTCTCCAGTAATGGCGACCCGCCATGGATCAAGGAATCCCTTTCATCCATCACATCAGCCAATTCGAATTCTTCGTCATCGACAACGTCGTCTTCGACGGGATCTTCTTCGACGTCAAACAAGGCCAACAAAG GTAACAGCCGTTCGAGATCGCATCAGAACCATCAACACAATCAACACCACCATCAACATGCACACCATCAATTGCAGCtgcaacaacatcaacaacacaaTTCGATCCCGGCGAGCGTTCACGTCGAGTTGTTCGATCAACACCAAGGCACGCACATCTTGCAAAGCCTCGATGGTTTCGCTTTCTCGCTCGGCTCCGACGGCCGATTTCTTTACATCTCCGAAACTGTTTCCATCTACTTGGGCCTGTCGCAAGTCGAGATGACTGGCAGCAGCGTCTTCGATTACGTTCACACTGCCGATCATGCGGAATTAGCGCAGCAATTGGGCCTGACGTTGGCCACCAATCAGGCCCATCATCCAGCCAGTTCTTCCGGTACGAGCTCATCCCAACAACTGCCACCGTCGCCCGCTTCCGGCACGGGAAGTGTCGACGATGGAAGCTGTTGCATGAATCCTGATG TAACATCGTTAATGAGTTTGGAAAGTAACTCGGCCTACCAGGGCCTCGATCGTTCGTTTTGCATTCGAATGAAGTCGACGTTGACCAAACGTGGCTGTCATTTCAAATCGTCCGGCTACAGG GTGGTGATGGTTCTGTGTCGACTTCGACCGCAAAGCCAAGCGTCTATTGCCAGCAAATCCGGTGTCGGGCAGCCGAACAGTGGGCCGTCAGGTCAGAACCAACCGGTTCCTCTACTTGGAATGATTGCCATGGCTATCGCCCTACCGCCGCCTACCGTTCACGAAGTTCGGCTTGAGCCGGACATGTTTGTTACACGCCTGGCATTCGATTTGAGAATCATTCACTGCGAGCCTAG GATTGCTGAGCTTCTAGAATTCGTAGCCGAAGATCTAACTGGTCGCAGCCTCTACACTTTGTGTCACGTAGAAGATGTCCGCCTATTGCGCAAGGCCCACACAGATT TGATGCACAAAGGGCAAGTTATGACGCCCTATTACCGAATCCTTAATCGACATGGAGGATTCACTTGGATTCAATCGTGTGCCACTGTAGTTTGCAACTCGAAGAACGGCGACGAGCAGAGCATTGTCTGTGTAAACTACGTCCTCAG CCGCACGGAAATGAAAAACGTGGTGGTGGATCAATGCCAACTGGATTCAGCACCTAGTCTTCCGATGAAACCCAACGTTTTCAAGACGGACCATGGAGCGGTGGACGTCCTGCAAAGCTCAACGGAAGAGTCCAATTCGGAATGCTCTGAATCGTTAACGAAGAACGGAGTGACGTTAACCGATCCGCACCGATCGTCCGTGCAGAGCTCCGAACAAAGTCGGCCGTCTTCCGAAGTGGAAGTCGAGGTCGTCAACGCTGCGCCGGAAGAATCCGTTTCGTCGGGAATGCGGAATCGCGCGTTGCCCGGCCGACCGCATCACCATCGATCGGCCAAACGCAAATACGACGAGTTGggcacggtttcagcaaccagCGACAGTGCGATGATCGGCCTCGACGCCAACAATCAACATCATTCAACAGACAATTCGAGTAGTAACGAGAGCGTATCCATCCAAGATCATCACCACTCGAACGCGATGACGGATCATCAAAGCGAAGTTGATGTGGCCCGCTGGAAGAGGCTGTACGCCGGAGCCATGGAAAATGATTCCCTTCAG GATCGGGATCTGGATGGAAGTGGGATGAATGGAAGTACTACAGATTTTAGTACGGATGCTCTACTGTCTAATGGGAAGCCACGCTCGACTATTCAGTGGATCGGCACACCGCCCGTACCATCCGGTTCGTCTTCAGCGGCCGCAACGGCTGCTGCCCTGTCGGTACCGTCGTTGTTACGTCAACTGTACGCGAGCAGGGAAAGCGTCATACGCGCTAACGTGCACGCAGCTGCGGCCGCAGCAGCCGGACGCGCGCAGTCCAGCTACTTCGCGAATGGTGATACCTTGTCCACAACGCCGACTGGTGTGCCCGTTGGCAACGATTACCCCGGTGATGTGTTTCCACCTACCTCCTCTCATTCTTACCATTCCGCATCGGCAGCAGCCGGAGGCTTTCTACCAGAGTATTTACCAGCCATGACTCCTCCATCGTCCGTTTCACCTCGCGATGCGGCTGCAGGTGCGCTGTTTGCCGCCGAGGCTTCGTTACGTCATTCGGCCTACAGCGGTCTCACCTCGGCCGAGTCTTCTTACACAGCCAATCCGAGCCAGCCACTGGCGTTGAAACCTCATCATCACGTTCACTACGGTCACGGTTCTCTCGAGCATCATCATCACGCCCACCACCACCACAATTCGGCCGGAGCCCATCATCAATATGCTACCGTCCAGCCTCTCGTTTCAACCGATGCTGGCCAATTCTATTCTCACGCACCTTCAGGTTTCCACCTGTACCATCCGCAGGTGGCCAAATCCTCGTCATCATCGTCAGTCAACAATTCTGCCACGTGGTACCCCAATTGA
- the LOC130696870 gene encoding protein trachealess-like isoform X3, whose protein sequence is MLQQSSPHGLQQQHPTDDLYSTELVHHHSGHHQQQPVQLQQHPHHSSGPSLPMDLHLPQGYPFYTSSHTVNSSATRKSGLEDFVSGHHHPNSGLHSGILEMRKEKSRDAARSRRGKENYEFYELAKMLPLPPAITSQLDKASIIRLTISFLRLKDFSSNGDPPWIKESLSSITSANSNSSSSTTSSSTGSSSTSNKANKGNSRSRSHQNHQHNQHHHQHAHHQLQLQQHQQHNSIPASVHVELFDQHQGTHILQSLDGFAFSLGSDGRFLYISETVSIYLGLSQVEMTGSSVFDYVHTADHAELAQQLGLTLATNQAHHPASSSGTSSSQQLPPSPASGTGSVDDGSCCMNPDVTSLMSLESNSAYQGLDRSFCIRMKSTLTKRGCHFKSSGYRVVMVLCRLRPQSQASIASKSGVGQPNSGPSGQNQPVPLLGMIAMAIALPPPTVHEVRLEPDMFVTRLAFDLRIIHCEPRIAELLEFVAEDLTGRSLYTLCHVEDVRLLRKAHTDLMHKGQVMTPYYRILNRHGGFTWIQSCATVVCNSKNGDEQSIVCVNYVLSRTEMKNVVVDQCQLDSAPSLPMKPNVFKTDHGAVDVLQSSTEESNSECSESLTKNGVTLTDPHRSSVQSSEQSRPSSEVEVEVVNAAPEESVSSGMRNRALPGRPHHHRSAKRKYDELGTVSATSDSAMIGLDANNQHHSTDNSSSNESVSIQDHHHSNAMTDHQSEVDVARWKRLYAGAMENDSLQDRDLDGSGMNGSTTDFSTDALLSNGKPRSTIQWIGTPPVPSGSSSAAATAAALSVPSLLRQLYASRESVIRANVHAAAAAAAGRAQSSYFANGDTLSTTPTGVPVGNDYPGDVFPPTSSHSYHSASAAAGGFLPEYLPAMTPPSSVSPRDAAAGALFAAEASLRHSAYSGLTSAESSYTANPSQPLALKPHHHVHYGHGSLEHHHHAHHHHNSAGAHHQYATVQPLVSTDAGQFYSHAPSGFHLYHPQVAKSSSSSSVNNSATWYPN, encoded by the exons TATACTGGAGATGAGGAAAGAGAAATCAAGGGACGCGGCCCGATCCCGTCGCGGCAAAGAAAACTATGAATTCTACGAGTTGGCCAAGATGCTACCACTTCCGCCGGCCATCACTTCCCAGCTGGACAAGGCCTCCATCATCAGATTGACCATTTCGTTCCTTCGGCTAAAGGACTTCTCCAGTAATGGCGACCCGCCATGGATCAAGGAATCCCTTTCATCCATCACATCAGCCAATTCGAATTCTTCGTCATCGACAACGTCGTCTTCGACGGGATCTTCTTCGACGTCAAACAAGGCCAACAAAG GTAACAGCCGTTCGAGATCGCATCAGAACCATCAACACAATCAACACCACCATCAACATGCACACCATCAATTGCAGCtgcaacaacatcaacaacacaaTTCGATCCCGGCGAGCGTTCACGTCGAGTTGTTCGATCAACACCAAGGCACGCACATCTTGCAAAGCCTCGATGGTTTCGCTTTCTCGCTCGGCTCCGACGGCCGATTTCTTTACATCTCCGAAACTGTTTCCATCTACTTGGGCCTGTCGCAAGTCGAGATGACTGGCAGCAGCGTCTTCGATTACGTTCACACTGCCGATCATGCGGAATTAGCGCAGCAATTGGGCCTGACGTTGGCCACCAATCAGGCCCATCATCCAGCCAGTTCTTCCGGTACGAGCTCATCCCAACAACTGCCACCGTCGCCCGCTTCCGGCACGGGAAGTGTCGACGATGGAAGCTGTTGCATGAATCCTGATG TAACATCGTTAATGAGTTTGGAAAGTAACTCGGCCTACCAGGGCCTCGATCGTTCGTTTTGCATTCGAATGAAGTCGACGTTGACCAAACGTGGCTGTCATTTCAAATCGTCCGGCTACAGG GTGGTGATGGTTCTGTGTCGACTTCGACCGCAAAGCCAAGCGTCTATTGCCAGCAAATCCGGTGTCGGGCAGCCGAACAGTGGGCCGTCAGGTCAGAACCAACCGGTTCCTCTACTTGGAATGATTGCCATGGCTATCGCCCTACCGCCGCCTACCGTTCACGAAGTTCGGCTTGAGCCGGACATGTTTGTTACACGCCTGGCATTCGATTTGAGAATCATTCACTGCGAGCCTAG GATTGCTGAGCTTCTAGAATTCGTAGCCGAAGATCTAACTGGTCGCAGCCTCTACACTTTGTGTCACGTAGAAGATGTCCGCCTATTGCGCAAGGCCCACACAGATT TGATGCACAAAGGGCAAGTTATGACGCCCTATTACCGAATCCTTAATCGACATGGAGGATTCACTTGGATTCAATCGTGTGCCACTGTAGTTTGCAACTCGAAGAACGGCGACGAGCAGAGCATTGTCTGTGTAAACTACGTCCTCAG CCGCACGGAAATGAAAAACGTGGTGGTGGATCAATGCCAACTGGATTCAGCACCTAGTCTTCCGATGAAACCCAACGTTTTCAAGACGGACCATGGAGCGGTGGACGTCCTGCAAAGCTCAACGGAAGAGTCCAATTCGGAATGCTCTGAATCGTTAACGAAGAACGGAGTGACGTTAACCGATCCGCACCGATCGTCCGTGCAGAGCTCCGAACAAAGTCGGCCGTCTTCCGAAGTGGAAGTCGAGGTCGTCAACGCTGCGCCGGAAGAATCCGTTTCGTCGGGAATGCGGAATCGCGCGTTGCCCGGCCGACCGCATCACCATCGATCGGCCAAACGCAAATACGACGAGTTGggcacggtttcagcaaccagCGACAGTGCGATGATCGGCCTCGACGCCAACAATCAACATCATTCAACAGACAATTCGAGTAGTAACGAGAGCGTATCCATCCAAGATCATCACCACTCGAACGCGATGACGGATCATCAAAGCGAAGTTGATGTGGCCCGCTGGAAGAGGCTGTACGCCGGAGCCATGGAAAATGATTCCCTTCAG GATCGGGATCTGGATGGAAGTGGGATGAATGGAAGTACTACAGATTTTAGTACGGATGCTCTACTGTCTAATGGGAAGCCACGCTCGACTATTCAGTGGATCGGCACACCGCCCGTACCATCCGGTTCGTCTTCAGCGGCCGCAACGGCTGCTGCCCTGTCGGTACCGTCGTTGTTACGTCAACTGTACGCGAGCAGGGAAAGCGTCATACGCGCTAACGTGCACGCAGCTGCGGCCGCAGCAGCCGGACGCGCGCAGTCCAGCTACTTCGCGAATGGTGATACCTTGTCCACAACGCCGACTGGTGTGCCCGTTGGCAACGATTACCCCGGTGATGTGTTTCCACCTACCTCCTCTCATTCTTACCATTCCGCATCGGCAGCAGCCGGAGGCTTTCTACCAGAGTATTTACCAGCCATGACTCCTCCATCGTCCGTTTCACCTCGCGATGCGGCTGCAGGTGCGCTGTTTGCCGCCGAGGCTTCGTTACGTCATTCGGCCTACAGCGGTCTCACCTCGGCCGAGTCTTCTTACACAGCCAATCCGAGCCAGCCACTGGCGTTGAAACCTCATCATCACGTTCACTACGGTCACGGTTCTCTCGAGCATCATCATCACGCCCACCACCACCACAATTCGGCCGGAGCCCATCATCAATATGCTACCGTCCAGCCTCTCGTTTCAACCGATGCTGGCCAATTCTATTCTCACGCACCTTCAGGTTTCCACCTGTACCATCCGCAGGTGGCCAAATCCTCGTCATCATCGTCAGTCAACAATTCTGCCACGTGGTACCCCAATTGA